A genomic segment from Streptosporangium roseum DSM 43021 encodes:
- a CDS encoding acyltransferase family protein, translating into MSTQEASPLPHPARLPSLTGLRFLAAALVFLFHSSIAQVFSAPPLRYGFLFVAGGGGFVGVSFFFVLSGYVLTWSSRPGSRPAGFWRRRFVKIFPNHVVTFVIALVLISWAGESSGLWQSVTNLLLLHAWIPEYSYMVSVNAVSWSLSAEALFYLAFPLLSTVVGRIRPGRLWWWAGAAIVGVVLAPPAVQALLPDQPQWSWGPASFTQIWSVYAFPPVRLLEFALGMLLARIVLTGRWIRLPLPAAFLLVLAGYGASLFAPFLYRFAACTVIPLALLIPAAAAADVQGRRTVLNTRVMVWLGEISFAFYLVHGLVLAYGHRAFGPPTNAFSSGPAWSTPVGLGFLLACFTVAVLLSWALHVLVERPAMRRWASRSAAPAPAPAPDDGSQVLPEGVIGPRAGSRPEGDGSAADA; encoded by the coding sequence GTGTCGACCCAGGAAGCGTCCCCCCTCCCCCACCCCGCGCGGCTTCCCTCGCTGACCGGCCTTCGGTTCCTGGCGGCAGCCCTGGTGTTCCTGTTCCACAGCAGCATCGCGCAGGTGTTCAGCGCTCCGCCGCTGCGCTACGGCTTCCTCTTCGTCGCCGGCGGCGGAGGATTCGTGGGGGTCTCCTTCTTCTTCGTCCTGAGCGGATACGTTCTCACCTGGTCGTCGCGTCCGGGGAGCAGGCCGGCGGGGTTCTGGCGAAGGCGCTTCGTCAAGATCTTCCCCAACCATGTCGTGACGTTCGTCATCGCGCTTGTCCTGATCAGCTGGGCGGGAGAGTCCAGCGGTCTGTGGCAGAGCGTGACCAACCTTCTCCTGCTGCACGCCTGGATCCCCGAATACTCCTACATGGTCAGCGTCAACGCCGTGAGCTGGTCGCTCTCGGCGGAGGCCCTGTTCTACCTCGCCTTCCCGCTGCTGAGCACGGTGGTCGGCCGGATCAGGCCGGGCCGCCTGTGGTGGTGGGCGGGGGCGGCGATCGTGGGGGTGGTGCTGGCGCCGCCGGCCGTCCAGGCGCTGCTGCCGGACCAGCCGCAGTGGTCATGGGGGCCGGCCTCCTTCACCCAGATCTGGTCCGTCTACGCCTTCCCCCCCGTGCGGCTCCTGGAGTTCGCCCTGGGCATGCTGCTCGCGCGGATCGTGCTGACCGGCCGGTGGATCCGCCTTCCCCTGCCGGCGGCCTTCCTTCTGGTGCTGGCCGGCTACGGGGCCTCGCTGTTCGCCCCGTTCCTCTACCGGTTCGCGGCATGCACCGTGATTCCCCTGGCGCTGCTGATCCCGGCCGCCGCCGCCGCAGACGTCCAGGGCCGCAGGACGGTGCTGAACACCCGGGTGATGGTCTGGCTCGGCGAGATCTCCTTCGCCTTCTACCTGGTGCACGGGCTGGTACTCGCCTACGGACATCGGGCGTTCGGCCCGCCGACGAACGCGTTCTCCTCCGGGCCGGCCTGGAGCACCCCGGTCGGGCTGGGCTTCCTGCTGGCCTGCTTCACGGTCGCGGTCCTGCTCTCCTGGGCCCTGCACGTCCTGGTCGAGCGCCCCGCGATGCGCCGCTGGGCGAGCCGGTCCGCCGCACCGGCCCCTGCGCCGGCACCGGACGACGGATCCCAGGTGCTGCCGGAGGGCGTCATCGGGCCGCGGGCGGGGAGCCGGCCGGAGGGCGACGGCAGCGCGGCCGACGCCTGA
- a CDS encoding S1 family peptidase — protein MFSLKPVRRGAACAVAVALTGVVCATMMTGSAEAIVNGKDSTERYPFMATFPLSIPGSPAKGVCGASLIHPQWVLTAAHCVDPTLVKPDGTVRIGSERRKSGGTVRSVVRTVTHPGYAQGEGKRPNRNDVALIRLDRPVSEKPIRIAERPGRPGTPTRLLGFGTVVESPDIDKWVFPDRLQQLETRRGAVAECAPGYAGRTRLCTVSRVPKAMACNGDSGGPQIQRGRGGRWELIGATSGPGAPSPSCTGGPGLYSSVAAYASWIDKTIGKYS, from the coding sequence ATGTTCAGCCTGAAGCCTGTGCGCCGCGGTGCGGCGTGTGCCGTCGCCGTCGCCCTGACCGGCGTGGTGTGCGCCACCATGATGACAGGCAGCGCCGAAGCGATCGTCAACGGGAAGGATTCGACGGAGCGATATCCGTTCATGGCGACGTTCCCGCTGTCGATCCCGGGCTCGCCGGCCAAGGGTGTCTGCGGGGCGTCCCTGATCCACCCGCAGTGGGTGCTGACGGCGGCCCACTGCGTCGATCCGACGCTGGTGAAGCCTGACGGCACCGTGCGTATCGGCAGCGAGCGGCGGAAGTCCGGGGGCACGGTCCGTTCCGTCGTGCGGACGGTGACCCACCCGGGCTACGCCCAGGGTGAGGGCAAGAGGCCCAACCGGAACGACGTCGCGCTGATCCGCCTGGACCGGCCGGTCAGCGAGAAGCCCATCCGGATCGCCGAACGGCCCGGGCGGCCCGGTACCCCGACCCGGCTGCTGGGGTTCGGCACCGTCGTCGAATCGCCCGACATCGACAAATGGGTGTTCCCGGACCGGCTCCAGCAACTCGAGACCCGCAGGGGGGCCGTCGCCGAGTGCGCCCCGGGCTACGCGGGGAGGACCCGGCTGTGCACGGTCAGCCGGGTGCCGAAGGCCATGGCGTGCAACGGGGACTCCGGCGGGCCGCAGATCCAGCGTGGCAGGGGCGGGCGGTGGGAACTCATCGGAGCCACGTCGGGTCCCGGTGCTCCGTCCCCGAGCTGTACGGGCGGCCCGGGTCTCTACAGCAGTGTGGCTGCCTACGCGAGCTGGATCGACAAGACGATCGGCAAGTACAGCTGA
- the asnB gene encoding asparagine synthase (glutamine-hydrolyzing), which yields MSEIAGWVDFERQPATAGAVVTEMTRALAAGEGGAPRLWAGPGGALGLGGARSHGMAGRAPLDARGARGPAVIAFGGACDNRAELRGLPGRPDGEGDAAAVLHAYRVLGVRFTEHLRGSYAFALWEPQDAALTLVRDRLGTRPLYYLELDTGVVFASRPEAVLAHPAARPALDEDGLRIVLSGITVPGRTVYRDVREVRPGHAVRFSSGGRTERRYWALSAAEHRDDTATTVARVRELLADAVGEQTASAGRAGSLMSGGLDSSTLAALLAGRREERLATFSVDYQGYEENFRPHIVRPAPDSPYVREMTAHLGSDHTDVVLTTGDLTAPDVWNALVAALDQPRLFADIEPSMILLYRAVQGRLDTVLSGEGADELFGGFPWFHHPRWADAPDFPWTPTTDELVGTLFAPAMKDLAVPDFRAEHYREALAELPAPPDEDPRERRMREVGYLFVTRFLPEQLDRAHRLSAGCGFDVRMPFCDHRLVEYALNIPWGVKNFDGSEKSVLRAAAAGLLPASVLERRKSGYPMTHDRGYDRILRAKVGELAPGGPVLPLLDASVVDRLREDPSQGPALSRTELELALKLDAWLTRWRLTLPG from the coding sequence ATGTCGGAGATCGCCGGTTGGGTGGACTTCGAACGCCAGCCCGCCACGGCAGGCGCCGTGGTCACCGAGATGACCCGGGCCCTGGCCGCGGGGGAGGGCGGCGCCCCGCGGCTGTGGGCGGGGCCCGGGGGCGCCCTCGGCCTGGGCGGCGCCCGTTCGCACGGCATGGCCGGCCGGGCACCGCTCGACGCGCGTGGCGCGCGCGGCCCGGCGGTCATCGCGTTCGGGGGTGCCTGCGACAACCGTGCGGAGCTGCGCGGCCTGCCAGGCCGCCCGGACGGCGAGGGCGACGCGGCGGCGGTGCTGCACGCCTACCGGGTGCTCGGCGTCCGCTTCACCGAGCACCTGCGCGGCTCGTACGCCTTCGCCCTCTGGGAGCCTCAGGACGCCGCGCTGACGCTGGTCCGGGACCGGCTGGGCACCCGACCGCTCTACTATCTGGAACTCGACACCGGCGTGGTCTTCGCCTCGCGGCCGGAGGCCGTCCTGGCACATCCGGCGGCACGCCCGGCGCTCGACGAGGACGGCCTGCGCATCGTGCTCTCCGGGATCACCGTCCCAGGCCGGACCGTCTACCGGGACGTCCGCGAGGTGCGTCCGGGCCACGCGGTCCGGTTCTCCTCCGGAGGCAGGACCGAACGCCGCTACTGGGCGCTGTCGGCGGCCGAGCACCGCGACGACACCGCGACCACCGTCGCACGGGTCCGTGAGCTGCTGGCGGACGCCGTCGGCGAGCAGACGGCCTCCGCCGGCCGGGCCGGCAGCCTGATGTCGGGCGGGCTGGACTCCAGCACGCTCGCGGCGCTGCTCGCCGGGCGGCGGGAAGAGCGCCTGGCCACGTTCTCGGTCGACTACCAGGGCTACGAGGAGAACTTCCGGCCGCACATCGTCCGGCCGGCACCGGACAGCCCCTATGTCCGTGAGATGACAGCCCATCTCGGATCCGACCATACCGACGTGGTGCTGACCACCGGCGACCTCACCGCCCCCGACGTCTGGAACGCCCTGGTGGCCGCGCTGGACCAGCCCCGGCTGTTCGCCGACATCGAACCGTCGATGATCCTGCTCTACCGGGCGGTCCAGGGCAGGCTGGACACGGTGCTCAGCGGCGAGGGAGCGGACGAACTCTTCGGGGGGTTCCCCTGGTTCCACCACCCCCGGTGGGCCGACGCGCCCGACTTCCCCTGGACGCCGACGACCGACGAGCTGGTCGGCACCCTCTTCGCGCCGGCGATGAAGGACCTGGCGGTGCCGGACTTCCGCGCCGAGCACTACCGCGAGGCCCTGGCGGAGCTGCCCGCCCCGCCGGATGAGGACCCCCGGGAGCGGCGGATGAGGGAGGTCGGCTACCTTTTCGTCACCCGCTTCCTGCCCGAGCAGCTCGACCGCGCCCACCGGCTGAGCGCCGGCTGCGGATTCGACGTCAGGATGCCCTTCTGCGACCACCGGCTGGTGGAGTACGCGCTGAACATCCCGTGGGGCGTCAAGAACTTCGACGGCTCGGAGAAGAGCGTGCTGCGCGCGGCCGCGGCCGGCCTGCTCCCGGCTTCCGTGCTGGAGCGCCGCAAGTCCGGGTACCCGATGACGCACGACCGGGGATACGACCGGATCCTGCGGGCGAAGGTCGGCGAGCTGGCTCCCGGCGGGCCGGTTCTGCCGCTGCTCGACGCGTCCGTGGTGGACCGCCTGCGCGAGGACCCGTCCCAGGGGCCGGCGCTCAGCCGTACCGAGCTGGAACTGGCCCTGAAGCTCGACGCCTGGCTCACCCGGTGGCGGCTCACCCTGCCGGGCTGA
- a CDS encoding winged helix DNA-binding domain-containing protein — protein sequence MTTLGTRALNRATLARQLLLDRATTPVLDAVAHLCGLQAQEPQEPFTGLWSRLHAFDPAALNDLLTGRSVVRTHLMRRTVHLLTADDTLAWRARHDTMLRQRVLGTYRRELDGIDLDELATAARAVLADDEPRSMTEIARVLADRWPAPGPRALGEMVMAALVPVVQLPPRGLWRVKSGVRNTPLSRWLGREIDPPAPQRTDPVGEALVRRYLAAFGPAASADLRAWSGLTGLPAAVAAVREELVTFRDERGRELLDLPDAPRPDPDTPAPVRFLPAFDNAILGYHDRSRIIDDAHRGLSVAGARVVLVDGRAAATWTVGTGTVVVTPLRGFTRAEHTAVTEEGRSLASFLSDNDSDRVQITTSSP from the coding sequence ATGACCACCCTCGGCACCCGGGCGCTCAACCGCGCGACACTCGCCCGGCAACTGCTGCTCGACCGCGCCACCACCCCGGTCCTCGACGCCGTCGCGCACCTGTGCGGCCTGCAGGCGCAGGAACCGCAGGAACCGTTCACCGGGCTCTGGTCACGGCTGCACGCGTTCGACCCGGCGGCACTGAACGACCTGCTGACCGGGCGAAGCGTGGTGCGGACCCACCTCATGCGCCGCACCGTCCACCTCCTCACCGCCGACGACACCCTGGCCTGGCGGGCCCGCCACGACACCATGCTGCGCCAGCGAGTGCTGGGCACCTACCGCCGCGAACTCGACGGGATAGACCTCGACGAACTCGCCACAGCGGCCCGCGCCGTGCTGGCCGACGACGAACCCCGCTCGATGACCGAGATCGCGCGGGTACTCGCCGACCGCTGGCCCGCGCCGGGCCCGAGGGCGCTGGGCGAGATGGTGATGGCCGCCCTCGTCCCAGTGGTACAGCTACCGCCCCGCGGGCTGTGGCGCGTGAAGTCGGGGGTACGCAACACCCCGCTCTCGCGCTGGCTGGGCCGCGAGATCGACCCGCCCGCCCCGCAGCGGACCGACCCGGTCGGCGAAGCGCTGGTACGCCGCTACCTGGCCGCGTTCGGCCCCGCGGCCTCAGCCGACCTGCGCGCCTGGTCCGGCCTCACCGGACTGCCGGCCGCGGTGGCCGCCGTCCGCGAAGAACTGGTCACCTTCCGCGACGAGCGCGGCCGCGAACTGCTCGACCTGCCCGACGCGCCGCGCCCCGACCCCGACACACCCGCCCCGGTGCGGTTCCTGCCGGCGTTCGACAACGCGATCCTCGGCTACCACGACCGCAGCCGGATCATCGACGACGCCCACCGCGGCCTGTCCGTCGCCGGCGCTCGCGTCGTGCTGGTGGACGGCCGGGCCGCCGCGACCTGGACCGTCGGCACGGGCACCGTGGTCGTCACCCCGCTGCGCGGCTTCACCAGAGCCGAGCACACCGCCGTCACCGAGGAGGGCCGGAGCCTGGCGTCGTTCCTGTCCGACAACGACAGCGACCGTGTACAGATCACCACCTCTTCCCCCTGA
- a CDS encoding MFS transporter gives MMNMSVLYLALPSLSADLEPDGPQLLWITDIYGFMVAGSLVTMGTLGDRLGHRRILLVGAVAFTGASVIAAYTPSAGLLIAARAVQGVAAAALAPSSLALIRTLFVDVRQRTLAITIWMMAFMGGGALGPLVGGVLLEYFWWGAVFLLAVPTMALLLVTGPFLIPESRASASGRLDAVSVVLSLLTPVTIVFGIKDLAVHGFALPSAGVLVAGLGIGAVFVRRQRRLSNPLLDLGLFRIPAFAVSVTGMVLVGIVLFGTSLLTSQYLQLVLGLSPLKAGLWQLPTAVTGTVVALVVSGLTGRIRPAVLMSAGATFAVIGPILLTQVDRDPVILVSGSVLLFAGLTPFMALGTNLVLGAAPPERAGAASAISETGAELGGALGVEAGLDPAQVGELLTGDAFAAEVRADERRAAQRGIRGVPALVIDGAPPVSAVQEPAALASLLERATRF, from the coding sequence ATGATGAACATGTCCGTGCTCTATCTGGCGCTGCCAAGCCTGAGCGCCGATCTGGAGCCCGACGGCCCTCAACTGCTGTGGATCACCGACATCTACGGCTTCATGGTTGCCGGATCGCTGGTCACGATGGGCACGCTCGGCGACCGTCTCGGGCACCGCAGGATCCTGCTGGTCGGCGCCGTCGCGTTCACCGGCGCATCCGTTATCGCCGCATATACCCCCAGCGCCGGCCTGCTCATCGCAGCACGGGCGGTCCAGGGAGTCGCCGCCGCCGCTCTGGCGCCTTCCTCGCTGGCGCTGATCCGCACCCTGTTCGTCGACGTTCGGCAGCGCACCCTGGCCATCACGATCTGGATGATGGCTTTCATGGGCGGCGGTGCGCTCGGCCCGCTGGTCGGTGGTGTGCTGCTGGAGTACTTCTGGTGGGGGGCGGTGTTCCTGCTCGCCGTTCCGACTATGGCCCTGCTGCTGGTCACCGGCCCTTTCCTGATCCCTGAATCCCGCGCTTCGGCTTCGGGGCGACTGGATGCGGTCAGTGTGGTCCTGTCGCTGCTGACTCCTGTGACGATCGTGTTCGGCATCAAGGATCTCGCCGTCCACGGCTTTGCCCTGCCGTCCGCCGGTGTCCTGGTTGCGGGCCTGGGGATCGGCGCGGTCTTCGTACGCCGCCAGCGGCGGCTGTCCAATCCGCTCCTGGACCTGGGACTGTTCCGTATCCCCGCCTTCGCCGTATCCGTCACAGGCATGGTGCTGGTCGGCATCGTGCTGTTCGGGACCAGCCTGCTCACCTCGCAATACCTGCAACTGGTGCTCGGCCTCTCTCCGTTGAAGGCCGGCCTGTGGCAGCTGCCCACCGCGGTCACCGGTACCGTCGTGGCCCTGGTGGTCTCCGGCCTCACCGGCCGAATCCGCCCGGCCGTCCTCATGAGTGCCGGAGCCACGTTCGCCGTCATCGGTCCCATCCTGCTCACCCAGGTGGACAGAGACCCCGTCATCCTGGTGTCCGGCTCCGTTCTTCTCTTCGCCGGCCTGACCCCGTTCATGGCGCTGGGAACCAACCTGGTCCTCGGTGCGGCACCACCCGAACGCGCCGGGGCCGCCTCAGCGATCTCCGAGACCGGCGCCGAACTCGGCGGCGCGCTCGGCGTCGAGGCCGGACTTGATCCCGCCCAGGTAGGTGAACTTTTGACCGGCGACGCGTTCGCCGCTGAAGTCCGAGCCGACGAACGCCGCGCCGCCCAGAGGGGAATCCGAGGCGTGCCCGCACTCGTCATTGACGGAGCCCCGCCAGTCTCGGCCGTTCAGGAACCTGCCGCTCTGGCAAGCCTCCTCGAACGCGCGACACGCTTCTGA
- a CDS encoding nuclear transport factor 2 family protein, which produces MNTMDMAGGRAGGSRADGRAQDDAWAVMERFYAAEAAYVAAGGFGKADYDEVAACLDPEVVLHQAPGLPFTGTGTWRGREGMERFLAAFSEVWESMEFLEQEHWGDGDTVVVRNRVRFRARATGREVDTLILQLITVRDGRMLECRPFYWDPAAIAEVCAYRPAGDGVGWR; this is translated from the coding sequence ATGAACACGATGGATATGGCAGGGGGGCGGGCTGGTGGATCGCGTGCGGACGGGCGCGCGCAGGATGACGCCTGGGCGGTGATGGAGAGGTTCTACGCCGCCGAGGCCGCGTATGTGGCCGCGGGTGGGTTCGGCAAGGCCGACTATGACGAGGTCGCCGCGTGCCTGGATCCCGAGGTCGTGTTGCATCAGGCTCCCGGGCTGCCGTTCACGGGAACGGGGACGTGGCGGGGGCGCGAGGGCATGGAGCGGTTCCTGGCCGCGTTCAGCGAGGTCTGGGAGTCGATGGAGTTCCTGGAGCAGGAACACTGGGGCGACGGCGACACCGTCGTGGTGCGTAACCGGGTGCGGTTCCGCGCCCGAGCCACCGGCCGGGAGGTCGACACCCTGATCCTGCAGCTGATCACCGTCAGGGACGGCCGCATGCTCGAATGCCGCCCGTTCTACTGGGACCCCGCCGCCATCGCCGAGGTCTGCGCCTACCGGCCGGCCGGTGACGGCGTCGGCTGGCGATGA
- a CDS encoding zinc-binding dehydrogenase has translation MRAVVMEEFGGPEVLRIRHVEDPVPGPGQVLVAVAYASITFVETQVRSGNGPFGRPVLPRIPGNGVGGRIVAVGPDVDPALMGTVVVTTTGGEGGYAELALARAQDAVPVPAGLELTDAVALLADGRTALLLYRQAQIRPSERVLVEAAGGGVGSLLVQLAAAADAHVIGAAGGVGKAGLVTSLGAAAYVDYSRPDWLDRVAEATGGAGLDLVFDGVGGRIGTEAIAALREGGRVSIYGMASGADAELDEGALRARSIGVIGLTAAPNPAQTRALIVDALNLAADGKLRPVIGQTFPLEVAAAAHRAIESRTTTGKTLLIPADHVRG, from the coding sequence ATGCGGGCTGTGGTGATGGAAGAGTTCGGAGGGCCGGAGGTCCTGCGGATACGGCACGTCGAAGATCCCGTGCCAGGGCCGGGGCAGGTGCTCGTCGCGGTGGCGTACGCGAGTATCACGTTCGTCGAGACGCAGGTGCGCTCGGGCAACGGGCCGTTCGGCAGACCTGTGTTGCCCCGCATACCCGGCAATGGCGTGGGCGGTCGCATCGTCGCCGTCGGACCGGACGTGGACCCGGCCCTGATGGGGACGGTCGTGGTCACCACCACCGGCGGCGAGGGCGGTTACGCCGAGCTGGCGCTGGCTCGGGCACAGGATGCGGTTCCGGTTCCCGCGGGTCTGGAGCTCACCGACGCGGTCGCGCTGCTGGCCGATGGGCGTACGGCTCTGCTGCTGTACCGGCAGGCGCAGATCCGGCCGTCGGAGCGGGTCCTCGTGGAGGCTGCGGGAGGGGGCGTCGGCAGCCTGCTGGTGCAACTCGCCGCCGCCGCGGATGCCCACGTGATCGGCGCCGCCGGAGGCGTCGGCAAGGCCGGGCTGGTCACCTCGCTGGGCGCGGCCGCTTATGTCGACTACTCCCGGCCTGACTGGCTGGATCGGGTGGCGGAGGCGACCGGCGGCGCCGGACTCGATCTCGTCTTCGACGGGGTCGGTGGCCGGATCGGCACCGAGGCGATCGCAGCGCTACGCGAAGGCGGACGCGTGAGCATCTACGGAATGGCCAGCGGCGCCGACGCCGAACTCGACGAAGGCGCACTCCGGGCACGCTCCATCGGCGTCATCGGCCTCACCGCCGCACCGAACCCCGCCCAGACCCGCGCTCTCATCGTCGACGCGCTGAACCTCGCCGCCGACGGGAAGCTGCGACCAGTCATCGGCCAGACCTTCCCGCTCGAGGTGGCAGCCGCCGCGCACCGAGCGATCGAGTCCCGGACCACCACCGGCAAGACCCTGCTCATCCCCGCCGACCATGTGCGCGGCTGA
- a CDS encoding TetR/AcrR family transcriptional regulator has product MARRAPRHAEAERNDQALLEAAKKVLAVDGAHASVATIAARAGVGIASLYRRYRSKDELFQHLCALSLDQWIQAAERGLKHDDPWEGLAHYIGACIEFSGGSLGPLAGTIAVTDEMAAKFTRSDELMRDLVTRAHAAGVLRSDATAMDISLLIEQLGKSPLIEQLDRQGRTDLIDAAHNARKRTIAIALDGLRSGRPQLPGTAPTPALLAERWEHAPADSTRSPGRP; this is encoded by the coding sequence ATGGCCCGCAGAGCTCCCCGGCACGCAGAAGCCGAACGCAACGACCAGGCCCTCCTGGAGGCCGCCAAGAAGGTCCTGGCTGTGGACGGAGCGCATGCATCGGTGGCGACGATCGCCGCACGCGCCGGAGTCGGCATCGCCAGCCTCTACCGCCGCTACCGCTCCAAGGACGAGCTCTTCCAGCACCTGTGCGCGCTGTCGCTCGACCAGTGGATCCAGGCCGCCGAACGCGGCCTGAAGCACGACGACCCATGGGAAGGGCTCGCTCACTACATCGGCGCCTGCATCGAGTTCAGCGGCGGCTCCCTCGGGCCGCTGGCCGGCACGATCGCCGTCACCGACGAGATGGCGGCCAAGTTCACCAGGTCCGACGAGCTGATGCGAGACCTGGTGACCCGCGCGCACGCCGCCGGAGTGCTCAGATCGGACGCCACGGCCATGGACATCTCGCTACTGATCGAACAACTCGGCAAGTCCCCCCTGATCGAACAACTCGACAGGCAGGGCCGTACCGACCTGATCGACGCAGCCCACAACGCCCGAAAGCGCACGATCGCCATCGCTCTCGACGGCCTGCGCTCCGGCCGCCCCCAATTGCCCGGGACCGCACCCACTCCCGCCCTCCTCGCCGAACGCTGGGAGCACGCCCCCGCAGACTCGACGAGGTCGCCAGGACGGCCGTAG